The proteins below come from a single Necator americanus strain Aroian chromosome V, whole genome shotgun sequence genomic window:
- a CDS encoding hypothetical protein (NECATOR_CHRV.G19310.T1) gives MDRRRDNRRDCIGYNNCLSKMKPLLQMIMSSPTTLLAFVKGNGWKYPLRCPSDAYYLRRRLQKEGSITMKMVLGSGAQYLVHFENQILNLRCKKNCNMLLIA, from the exons ATGGATCGTAGGCGGGACAATCGCCGCGATTGTATCGGCTACAATAACTGTCTTTCGAAAATGAAGCCGCTGCTGCAAATGATCATGTCATCGCCAACGACG TTACTCGCGTTCGTCAAGGGAAACGGTTGGAAGTACCCGCTCCGCTGCCCTTCTGATGCGTATTACTTAAGACGTCGA TTACAAAAGGAGGGAAGCATAACTATGAAGATGGTCCTTGGAAGTGGCGCGCAATATTTGGTTCATTTTGAAAACCAGATTTTGAATcttcgttgcaaaaaaaattgcaatatgTTATTGATTGCATAA